From the genome of Winogradskyella forsetii, one region includes:
- a CDS encoding formyltransferase family protein, with protein MSLRLALLTNYPLVDNVRWKRDFVLNCKTNGFDIDVYYGKKDIKSLLFSYLKKRKYSNSVAKRIQGNSIKNKLYFKKNGHNVNSFKNLNSEKAISRIQEGNYDIIITALDQILSKNFITKVNTKIVNVHYGMLPEIKGTSALEWTYFCYNKCEITLHYIDAGIDTGVIIDRKEITVAMPISFSKLRGEVQKHIPNIINNFLIKIEKNESLNTFANDQGDLYTFMHQDLVEIIEKRNESLYNT; from the coding sequence ATGAGTTTGAGATTAGCGTTACTAACTAATTATCCACTTGTGGACAATGTTCGGTGGAAAAGAGATTTTGTTTTAAACTGCAAAACCAACGGGTTTGATATTGATGTTTATTATGGGAAAAAGGACATAAAGTCTCTGCTGTTCAGCTATTTGAAAAAACGAAAATATTCTAATAGTGTTGCTAAAAGAATACAAGGTAATTCTATAAAGAACAAATTGTATTTTAAGAAAAACGGTCATAATGTAAACAGTTTCAAAAATTTAAATTCAGAAAAGGCTATTTCAAGAATTCAAGAGGGTAATTATGATATTATAATTACTGCCTTAGATCAAATTCTTTCAAAAAATTTCATAACTAAGGTGAATACTAAAATAGTTAATGTGCATTATGGAATGTTACCGGAAATAAAAGGAACAAGCGCGTTAGAATGGACATATTTTTGCTATAATAAATGCGAAATAACTTTACACTACATAGATGCTGGAATCGATACAGGTGTTATAATTGATAGAAAAGAAATAACAGTTGCCATGCCTATCTCATTTTCAAAACTGAGAGGAGAGGTTCAAAAACATATACCAAATATTATTAATAATTTTTTAATTAAGATTGAAAAGAATGAAAGTTTAAATACTTTTGCAAATGACCAAGGTGATTTATATACTTTTATGCATCAAGACCTTGTTGAAATTATTGAAAAGAGAAATGAAAGTCTTTATAACACTTGA